One Oncorhynchus masou masou isolate Uvic2021 chromosome 27, UVic_Omas_1.1, whole genome shotgun sequence genomic window carries:
- the LOC135515975 gene encoding transmembrane protein 229A-like isoform X1 codes for MASWRRESPRIRAGQGGSSLRAARKPRQKDPSSEVGDAGESMTELPQLFRLYFYGMHGVTLDILLSSAQGLLADSDPKLFGFSSPYLCIMHSLTHFLLEKIYSQKKCFQGRPVVFHLVFYPSVYIGLQILIGNINTLTEHVRIVSATHLVVHYLLALYFTQVFHKGLARLRYHCPGKRTMSTPAERTLESMPNNGLPDVVRFLFFGMHGFLDEIIFTSIFNLVENLDRTMSGHTSLWSFLMYGSCSFVVEKLYLHLRFRRGWSTWRRLPIYICFIYTWEFCWGLALRQYGACSWDYSHYPFNFMGLITLLYLPGWVCISLYQDILSNVLLRVVVCAKDEE; via the coding sequence atgGCCAGCTGGCGGAGAGAGAGCCCGCGGATCCGGGCAGGACAGGGAGGTAGCAGCCTGAGAGCAGCGAGGAAGCCCCGGCAGAAAGATCCATCCAGCGAGGTAGGGGACGCGGGCGAATCAATGACAGAGCTGCCACAATTGTTCCGGCTTTATTTCTATGGAATGCACGGTGTCACTTTGGATATTCTCCTGTCGTCCGCACAGGGGCTTTTGGCTGATAGCGACCCCAAACTGTTCGGCTTTTCCTCCCCGTACCTCTGCATCATGCACTCGCTGACCCATTTCTTGCTGGAAAAAATATATTCGCAAAAGAAGTGCTTTCAAGGACGCCCAGTAGTTTTTCACCTGGTTTTCTATCCCTCTGTGTACATCGGGTTGCAGATCCTGATTGGGAATATTAACACGCTGACCGAGCACGTTAGAATAGTCTCTGCCACTCATCTCGTAGTTCACTACCTACTGGCCCTGTACTTCACCCAAGTTTTCCACAAGGGGCTTGCGCGGCTGCGCTACCACTGCCCCGGGAAACGGACCATGTCTACCCCAGCAGAGCGCACCCTGGAGTCGATGCCTAATAACGGTCTGCCCGATGTTGTACGATTCCTCTTCTTTGGAATGCACGGCTTTCTGGACGAGATCATTTTTACCTCGATATTCAACCTTGTGGAGAATTTGGACCGGACCATGAGCGGCCACACGTCCCTGTGGTCCTTCCTGATGTACGGGAGCTGCAGCTTCGTGGTAGAGAAACTCTACCTTCATTTACGCTTCAGACGGGGTTGGAGCACCTGGAGGCGGCTCCCCATCTATATCTGCTTCATCTACACCTGGGAGTTCTGTTGGGGGCTGGCGCTTCGGCAGTACGGCGCATGCTCATGGGATTATTCCCACTATCCATTCAACTTCATGGGCCTGATCACGCTCCTCTACCTGCCCGGATGGGTCTGCATCAGTCTCTACCAGGATATTTTGTCCAACGTTCTGCTGCGCGTGGTGGTGTGTGCCAAAGACGAGGAGTGA
- the LOC135515975 gene encoding transmembrane protein 229A-like isoform X2 has translation MASWRRESPRIRAGQGGSSLRAARKPRQKDPSSEGLLADSDPKLFGFSSPYLCIMHSLTHFLLEKIYSQKKCFQGRPVVFHLVFYPSVYIGLQILIGNINTLTEHVRIVSATHLVVHYLLALYFTQVFHKGLARLRYHCPGKRTMSTPAERTLESMPNNGLPDVVRFLFFGMHGFLDEIIFTSIFNLVENLDRTMSGHTSLWSFLMYGSCSFVVEKLYLHLRFRRGWSTWRRLPIYICFIYTWEFCWGLALRQYGACSWDYSHYPFNFMGLITLLYLPGWVCISLYQDILSNVLLRVVVCAKDEE, from the exons atgGCCAGCTGGCGGAGAGAGAGCCCGCGGATCCGGGCAGGACAGGGAGGTAGCAGCCTGAGAGCAGCGAGGAAGCCCCGGCAGAAAGATCCATCCAGCGAG GGGCTTTTGGCTGATAGCGACCCCAAACTGTTCGGCTTTTCCTCCCCGTACCTCTGCATCATGCACTCGCTGACCCATTTCTTGCTGGAAAAAATATATTCGCAAAAGAAGTGCTTTCAAGGACGCCCAGTAGTTTTTCACCTGGTTTTCTATCCCTCTGTGTACATCGGGTTGCAGATCCTGATTGGGAATATTAACACGCTGACCGAGCACGTTAGAATAGTCTCTGCCACTCATCTCGTAGTTCACTACCTACTGGCCCTGTACTTCACCCAAGTTTTCCACAAGGGGCTTGCGCGGCTGCGCTACCACTGCCCCGGGAAACGGACCATGTCTACCCCAGCAGAGCGCACCCTGGAGTCGATGCCTAATAACGGTCTGCCCGATGTTGTACGATTCCTCTTCTTTGGAATGCACGGCTTTCTGGACGAGATCATTTTTACCTCGATATTCAACCTTGTGGAGAATTTGGACCGGACCATGAGCGGCCACACGTCCCTGTGGTCCTTCCTGATGTACGGGAGCTGCAGCTTCGTGGTAGAGAAACTCTACCTTCATTTACGCTTCAGACGGGGTTGGAGCACCTGGAGGCGGCTCCCCATCTATATCTGCTTCATCTACACCTGGGAGTTCTGTTGGGGGCTGGCGCTTCGGCAGTACGGCGCATGCTCATGGGATTATTCCCACTATCCATTCAACTTCATGGGCCTGATCACGCTCCTCTACCTGCCCGGATGGGTCTGCATCAGTCTCTACCAGGATATTTTGTCCAACGTTCTGCTGCGCGTGGTGGTGTGTGCCAAAGACGAGGAGTGA